TACGTGGACGTGCCCTTCGCCACCTTGAAAAAGGCCGCATCGTTATCTTTGGTGCTGGAATTGGTTCACCTTACTTCTCAACAGATACAACAGCAGCCCTTCGTGCAGCTGAAATCGAAGCGGATGCCATCCTTATGGCTAAAAATGGCGTAGACGGTGTTTACAATGCCGATCCTAAGAAAGACAAGACAGCTGTTAAGTTTGAAGAATTGACCCACCGTGATGTTATCAATAAAGGTCTTCGTATCATGGACTCAACTGCTTCAACCCTCTCTATGGACAACGACATTGACTTGGTTGTCTTCAATATGAACCAACCAGGCAACATCAAACGTGTCGTATTTGGTGAAAATATCGGAACAACAGTTTCAAACAATATCGAAGAAAAGGAATAAGAAAATTATGGCTAATGCAATTGTAGAAAAAGCAAAAGAGAGAATGACCCAGTCTCATCAATCACTTGCTCGTGAATTTGGTGGTATCCGTGCCGGTCGTGCCAACGCAAGCTTGCTAGACCGTATCCATGTAGAATACTATGGAGTCGAAACTCCTCTTAACCAAATCGCTTCAATTACTATTCCAGAAGCGCGTGTTTTGTTGGTAACACCATTTGACAAGTCTTCATTGAAAGACATCGAACGTGCCTTGAACGCTTCTGATCTTGGTATTACACCAGCTAATGACGGTTCTGTGATCCGTTTGGTTATCCCTGCTCTTACAGAAGAGACTCGTCGTGACCTTGCCAAAGAAGTGAAGAAGGTCGGTGAAAATGCTAAAGTGGCTGTCCGCAATATCCGTCGCGATGCTATGGATGAAGCCAAGAAACAAGAA
This window of the Streptococcus sp. D7B5 genome carries:
- the pyrH gene encoding UMP kinase; amino-acid sequence: MANPKYKRILIKLSGEALAGERGVGIDIQTVQTIAKEIQEVHSLGIEIALVIGGGNLWRGEPAAEAGMDRVQADYTGMLGTVMNALVMADSLQQVGVDTRVQTAIAMQQVAEPYVRGRALRHLEKGRIVIFGAGIGSPYFSTDTTAALRAAEIEADAILMAKNGVDGVYNADPKKDKTAVKFEELTHRDVINKGLRIMDSTASTLSMDNDIDLVVFNMNQPGNIKRVVFGENIGTTVSNNIEEKE
- the frr gene encoding ribosome recycling factor codes for the protein MANAIVEKAKERMTQSHQSLAREFGGIRAGRANASLLDRIHVEYYGVETPLNQIASITIPEARVLLVTPFDKSSLKDIERALNASDLGITPANDGSVIRLVIPALTEETRRDLAKEVKKVGENAKVAVRNIRRDAMDEAKKQEKAKEITEDELKTLEKDIQKVTDDAVKHIDDMTANKEKELLEV